The window GACCAAGAGCTCACCGACGACCGCCTGCAGTGTCGGCGGCAGCTTCACTGGCCGCTGGGTCGCCCGGTCGACATAGACATGAATGAAATGGCCCTGCGCCGCAGCGGCGTCGGCGCCCTGAGCGAACAGCGCGATCTCGTATCGCACGCTTGAACTTCCGACATGCGCGACGCGGACGCCCGCCTCGACCGTTTGCGGAAAAGCGAGCGGCGCAAAGTAGTTGCACCCGGTCTCCACCACGAAGCCGATGATGTCGCCGCGATGGATGTCGAGCGCACCGCGCTCGATCAGAAGCGCATTGACTGCCGTGTCGAACCAGCCGTAGTAGACGACGTTGTTGACATGCCCGTACATGTCGTTATCGGCCCAGC is drawn from Variovorax sp. PBS-H4 and contains these coding sequences:
- a CDS encoding acyl-CoA thioesterase, coding for MTAKPIPLSRSAFRVFRSIPTRWADNDMYGHVNNVVYYGWFDTAVNALLIERGALDIHRGDIIGFVVETGCNYFAPLAFPQTVEAGVRVAHVGSSSVRYEIALFAQGADAAAAQGHFIHVYVDRATQRPVKLPPTLQAVVGELLVSEGA